The Trypanosoma brucei brucei TREU927 chromosome 9, whole genome shotgun sequence genome includes a window with the following:
- a CDS encoding hypothetical protein, unlikely (GPI-Anchor Signal predicted for Tb09.160.4410 by DGPI v2.04 with cleavage site probability 0.64089996 near 9): protein MRGEGGDIDSGEKCGRHVNYGSPLASFVVAQRMVLVPTCPF from the coding sequence ATGAGAGGCGAAGGCGGTGATATTGACAGTGGTGAGAAATGTGGGAGACACGTAAATTATGGGAGTCCCCTTGCctcctttgttgttgcgcAGCGAATGGTATTAGTGCCCACATGCCCGTTCTAG
- a CDS encoding succinate dehydrogenase, putative, with protein sequence MPAAPLPGEVAKFCSPLYMHKRILRAAAPKPPTVFTAKDNSKTAFHVVTQRPGFATTPYTVSRWYLKEKVHSSNRNRLEGLYECVLCASCTGSCPQYWWNRELFLGPAVLLQSYRWLIEPLDRDFDSRVKMFEHGPLVNFCHNIFNCSITCPKFLNPGMASKEIKRLSSPATLRVGPPLEDAKVASKY encoded by the coding sequence atgCCTGCTGCACCGCTTCCCGGCGAGGTTGCGAAGTTCTGCAGCCCCCTTTACATGCACAAGAGAATACTTAGAGCCGCCGCTCCTAAACCGCCGACAGTTTTCACCGCGAAAGACAACTCAAAAACGGCTTTTCATGTGGTAACGCAACGACCAGGATTTGCAACCACTCCTTACACTGTCAGTCGTTGGTATCTTAAAGAAAAGGTTCACAGCAGCAATAGGAACCGTTTGGAAGGATTGTACGAATGTGTACTTTGCGCCTCATGCACGGGAAGTTGCCCTCAGTATTGGTGGAATCGCGAACTTTTCCTCGGCCCTGCGGTGCTTCTTCAATCGTACCGGTGGCTGATTGAACCCCTCGACCGTGATTTTGACAGTCGGGTAAAGATGTTTGAACATGGCCCGCTTGTGAACTTTTGTCATAATATCTTCAACTGCAGCATCACATGCCCAAAGTTTCTCAACCCGGGAATGGCTTCGAAGGAAATTAAGCGCCTTTCATCACCAGCAACGCTGCGTGTGGGGCCACCGCTGGAGGATGCAAAAGTCGCCTCCAAGTATTAA